Proteins encoded in a region of the Flavobacterium sp. MDT1-60 genome:
- a CDS encoding helix-turn-helix domain-containing protein, with the protein MSTAIKPKHIGRNISRIRELKDMKQEALAQALGTSQQAVSAIENSEIVDEQKLIEVAKALGVSVEAIKNFSEEGVINYFNSFHDNIVTTGSIFATNCTFSPLDKVVELYERLVQAEKDKVEYLEKLLNGK; encoded by the coding sequence ATGAGTACAGCAATAAAACCCAAACATATCGGCAGAAATATAAGCCGTATCAGAGAGCTTAAAGATATGAAACAGGAAGCACTGGCACAGGCTTTAGGAACAAGTCAGCAGGCAGTTTCGGCTATTGAAAACAGCGAAATTGTAGACGAACAAAAACTAATTGAAGTAGCAAAGGCTTTGGGAGTTTCTGTTGAAGCGATTAAGAACTTTTCAGAGGAAGGTGTTATTAATTACTTTAATAGTTTTCATGATAATATTGTTACAACAGGTAGCATTTTTGCAACAAATTGTACTTTTAGTCCTCTTGATAAAGTAGTTGAACTTTACGAACGCTTGGTGCAAGCTGAAAAAGATAAAGTTGAGTATTTAGAGAAATTATTGAACGGGAAATAA
- a CDS encoding dehydrogenase, translating into MKRRDFVKTSLLFITSVQLFPNKLLDSTSFLRSNFKYIYTNSKLKNQFFLFLKNVFNLYPEKEFHKLIYDNTISKSTDKEIYTATQSQLDDITPMLSSVRYQLPALMHQKNEMSVETVALLGEGTSYNGYLEIGSSGRYLDYLEESISIKGKRYYADGRKPKYSFTEMVERGQIAVGAAYIQFTNYETKFGDYVPHNSVDLVTVYIGFHHCPLELRTQYISSIRDTMRVGGKLILRDHNCDTEDQKVLVALAHDVFNLGVNETWEYNAKEVRNFYSLDFICAFVENIGFKFNKKTLYQKGDPTKNALMVFTKI; encoded by the coding sequence ATGAAAAGAAGGGACTTCGTTAAAACATCATTACTTTTTATCACATCGGTACAATTGTTTCCTAACAAATTGCTTGATTCCACTTCATTCCTTAGAAGTAATTTCAAATACATTTATACGAATTCTAAACTTAAAAATCAGTTCTTTTTGTTTTTGAAAAACGTGTTTAATTTATATCCGGAGAAGGAATTCCATAAATTAATTTATGACAACACGATTTCAAAAAGCACTGATAAAGAGATTTATACAGCAACACAATCACAGTTAGACGACATTACACCTATGTTATCAAGTGTTCGCTATCAGCTTCCTGCTTTGATGCATCAAAAAAATGAAATGTCGGTAGAAACGGTTGCTCTGTTGGGAGAAGGCACTTCTTATAATGGTTATTTAGAAATTGGATCTTCGGGTCGATATCTGGATTATCTGGAAGAAAGCATTTCCATCAAAGGGAAAAGATATTATGCTGATGGCCGAAAACCAAAATATTCCTTTACAGAAATGGTCGAGCGCGGGCAAATTGCTGTTGGCGCAGCATACATTCAATTTACTAATTACGAAACCAAATTTGGGGATTATGTTCCGCACAATAGTGTAGATCTCGTAACTGTTTATATCGGCTTTCATCATTGTCCTTTAGAGTTGCGAACGCAATACATTTCTTCGATCAGAGATACGATGCGCGTGGGCGGAAAACTGATTTTAAGAGATCATAATTGCGATACCGAAGATCAAAAAGTGTTGGTTGCATTGGCGCACGATGTCTTTAATTTAGGCGTAAACGAAACCTGGGAATACAATGCCAAAGAGGTTCGGAACTTTTATTCTTTAGACTTTATTTGTGCTTTTGTTGAAAACATCGGATTTAAATTCAACAAAAAAACATTGTATCAAAAAGGCGATCCTACCAAAAATGCTTTAATGGTTTTCACAAAAATATAA
- a CDS encoding FAD-binding protein — protein sequence MKKIYRFIQLLFAWLLKIIQFIYAGIKKAIRFINRKKRRAIPFYGLLLFVLYIFLLIQFSGDSKFDTTIDNKTLNDITQINPIQVNQIIKPKTVNEIVSAIKNTTGPISIGGGKYSMGGQTAFENSLHIDMRSFNKIVRIDTTKKQITVQAGIRWRDIQTVIDPLNLSIKIMQTYSNFTVGGAISVNCHGRYVGYGPIISSVLELKIITANGDIIIANRQVNQDVFNAAIGGYGGIGVIAEATLQLVDNEKVERFHQVMPIEEYKAYFDKNIRNNQNVIFQNGNLYPPKYDKIMSISWEKTTKPLTDTDRLIDETQNYWLESNLSGVVSWGNSGKWIREYAIDPLYFIPKTVRWRNKEASYDVKELEPSSREKSTYVLQEYFIPVENIKSFIPKMSVVFQNNKVNVINVSLRHALPDHESYLSWANREVFAFVIYYKQDTNPEAKDHVKKWTLEMTDAILSENGTWYLPYQPHATVKQFQKGYPNSAKYFALKNKLDPDQRFTNKLLDKYNPYTENNLAHQKKKIKEYFRAEEQTVLTVPEWYLVYNPKEYADYLKSGKNPSDFPFYKSIDEYWKLYDRSIKLTSKAYPENAEYKTMLQVIGVSMTMEYGAKILYENTTGRFFSLFAEDKISKQEEIIIDAQKAYSDFVYQTAWYEFEFLPWIKKVWSASDNSDCSTLRKWERTMLFTVEFSFKAFYSKLIEWGAKSSYETPSNLIYLIVSNTDAIKENKDLKIIKKGNGDKMIIAITRWEIFTKEIIKLSNQDVKIYEISGNDEIAVSTIENASKRINFKDSKLLYQSKIVTNDTLKRNVYLLSVEKLLLFIRNAKNENSTIEHVYDY from the coding sequence ATGAAGAAAATCTACCGTTTTATTCAATTGCTATTCGCCTGGTTACTCAAAATTATACAATTCATTTACGCCGGAATCAAAAAAGCGATTCGGTTTATCAATAGAAAAAAACGCAGGGCAATTCCGTTTTACGGTTTGCTTTTATTTGTTTTATACATTTTCTTATTAATCCAATTTTCCGGAGATTCAAAATTCGACACCACGATCGACAATAAAACCCTGAATGATATTACACAAATCAACCCCATTCAGGTCAATCAAATTATCAAACCCAAAACGGTAAACGAAATTGTTTCTGCCATAAAAAACACGACCGGACCTATTTCAATAGGCGGTGGAAAATACAGCATGGGCGGACAAACGGCCTTCGAAAACAGTTTACATATCGATATGCGATCTTTCAATAAAATCGTCCGTATTGATACCACTAAAAAGCAGATTACGGTTCAGGCAGGAATTCGTTGGAGAGATATTCAGACGGTTATTGATCCTTTGAATTTGTCTATCAAAATTATGCAGACGTATTCTAATTTTACGGTTGGCGGTGCGATTTCGGTAAATTGCCACGGAAGATATGTGGGTTATGGTCCTATTATTTCTTCGGTTTTAGAATTAAAAATTATTACGGCAAATGGCGACATTATCATTGCGAACCGACAAGTAAATCAGGATGTTTTTAATGCCGCAATTGGCGGTTATGGCGGAATTGGCGTTATCGCCGAAGCAACTTTGCAATTGGTCGACAACGAAAAAGTAGAACGATTCCATCAGGTCATGCCTATTGAAGAGTACAAAGCTTATTTTGATAAAAACATTAGAAATAACCAAAATGTTATTTTTCAGAATGGGAATTTATATCCACCGAAATACGACAAAATAATGAGTATTTCATGGGAGAAAACCACAAAACCCTTAACTGATACTGACCGCTTAATAGATGAAACTCAAAATTATTGGCTGGAGTCCAACTTATCCGGAGTTGTTTCCTGGGGAAATTCCGGAAAATGGATCCGCGAATACGCCATTGATCCTTTGTATTTTATTCCGAAAACGGTTCGATGGCGCAATAAAGAAGCAAGTTATGATGTAAAGGAATTAGAACCTTCTTCCCGAGAAAAGTCAACGTATGTATTGCAGGAATACTTTATTCCGGTGGAGAATATAAAATCATTTATTCCGAAAATGAGCGTCGTTTTTCAGAACAATAAGGTGAATGTTATAAATGTTTCGCTGAGACATGCTTTGCCGGATCATGAAAGTTATCTTTCGTGGGCCAACAGAGAGGTTTTTGCTTTTGTAATTTACTATAAACAAGATACCAATCCAGAAGCAAAAGACCATGTCAAGAAATGGACACTTGAAATGACGGATGCTATTTTAAGCGAAAACGGAACCTGGTACCTTCCCTATCAGCCTCACGCGACTGTTAAACAATTTCAAAAAGGGTATCCAAATAGTGCCAAATATTTCGCTTTAAAAAATAAGTTAGATCCGGACCAGCGCTTTACAAACAAGTTATTGGACAAGTATAATCCGTATACTGAGAACAATTTAGCGCATCAAAAAAAGAAAATAAAAGAATATTTCAGAGCAGAAGAACAAACGGTTCTAACGGTTCCTGAATGGTATTTGGTTTACAATCCAAAAGAGTATGCAGACTATTTAAAAAGTGGCAAAAATCCGTCTGATTTTCCTTTTTATAAATCGATTGATGAATATTGGAAATTGTACGACCGTTCCATAAAACTAACTTCAAAAGCTTATCCTGAAAACGCCGAATATAAAACGATGTTGCAAGTCATCGGCGTAAGCATGACCATGGAATATGGCGCGAAAATTCTTTATGAAAATACTACGGGAAGATTCTTTTCTTTATTTGCAGAAGACAAAATTTCAAAACAAGAAGAAATAATAATTGATGCTCAAAAAGCCTACAGCGACTTTGTTTACCAAACGGCCTGGTATGAATTTGAATTTCTGCCATGGATTAAAAAAGTGTGGTCTGCTTCTGATAATTCCGATTGCAGTACATTAAGAAAATGGGAAAGAACGATGTTGTTTACAGTTGAATTTTCGTTTAAGGCTTTTTATTCCAAACTTATTGAGTGGGGCGCAAAATCCAGCTACGAAACGCCATCTAATCTTATTTATTTAATTGTTTCTAATACTGATGCTATTAAAGAAAATAAAGACTTAAAAATCATCAAAAAAGGAAATGGCGATAAAATGATTATTGCAATTACAAGATGGGAAATTTTCACAAAAGAAATAATAAAACTTTCGAATCAGGATGTGAAAATCTATGAGATTTCAGGGAATGATGAAATTGCGGTTTCGACAATTGAAAATGCATCCAAAAGAATTAATTTTAAAGATTCGAAGCTGTTATACCAATCTAAAATAGTGACAAATGATACGCTGAAACGAAATGTTTATCTTTTGTCTGTTGAAAAATTATTGCTTTTTATCAGAAATGCTAAGAATGAAAATAGTACTATTGAACATGTTTATGATTATTAA
- a CDS encoding GNAT family N-acetyltransferase: MITKATLQDIPALNILINSAYRGETSKKGWTTEANLLEGKRTNEEELMETILNPKNTILKYTENDQIIGSVLLVEKQHQLYLGMLTVSPELQNSGIGKKLLAEAENHAKSLGLSSIIMTVISVREELIAWYKRHGYVDTGEREAFPESEIHVTVSEVPLEFIFLEKRI; encoded by the coding sequence ATGATTACAAAAGCAACCTTACAAGATATTCCCGCATTAAATATTTTAATCAACTCCGCTTACAGAGGAGAAACTTCTAAAAAAGGCTGGACTACCGAAGCCAATTTATTAGAAGGAAAAAGAACCAACGAAGAAGAATTGATGGAAACGATTCTGAATCCGAAGAATACAATTCTGAAATATACTGAAAATGATCAAATTATTGGATCCGTTTTATTGGTCGAAAAACAACATCAATTGTATTTGGGAATGTTAACTGTTTCTCCCGAATTGCAAAACAGTGGAATCGGAAAAAAGCTATTGGCTGAAGCCGAAAATCATGCTAAATCTTTGGGTTTATCGAGTATTATTATGACGGTTATTTCGGTTCGTGAGGAATTAATTGCCTGGTACAAACGTCACGGCTATGTGGATACAGGCGAAAGGGAAGCTTTTCCCGAAAGCGAAATTCATGTTACGGTTTCTGAGGTGCCTTTAGAGTTTATATTTTTAGAGAAGAGGATTTGA
- a CDS encoding HutD family protein: MNIHLLPKKDSKASVWSGGLTYEYMIYPETARYADRDFVFRISSATIEQEPSEFTKFKGYYRYLVMLDNSLDVEVNKEKRIYEKYEIMEFNSDDEVTSYTKGIDFNWMVSEKIRHHKLKITDNSQNCNAEIMFLFSLHTTVIKINENPYHLKPYDVVVIENIKKGNIMLDLSNECLFGILDF, from the coding sequence ATGAACATACACCTTTTGCCTAAAAAAGATAGTAAAGCCTCTGTTTGGAGTGGTGGACTGACATATGAATATATGATATATCCGGAAACAGCACGCTATGCCGACAGAGATTTTGTATTCAGAATAAGCAGTGCTACCATAGAGCAAGAGCCTTCAGAGTTTACCAAATTTAAGGGTTATTACCGATATTTGGTTATGCTTGATAACAGCTTAGATGTTGAGGTAAACAAAGAAAAAAGAATATATGAGAAATACGAAATCATGGAATTTAATTCGGATGACGAAGTGACTTCTTATACAAAAGGGATTGATTTTAATTGGATGGTTTCTGAAAAAATACGCCATCACAAATTGAAAATAACAGATAATAGTCAGAATTGTAATGCTGAGATAATGTTTTTATTTTCTTTACATACAACAGTTATTAAAATTAATGAGAATCCATACCATCTAAAACCTTATGATGTAGTAGTGATTGAAAATATAAAAAAGGGAAATATAATGCTTGATTTGTCTAATGAATGCCTCTTTGGAATATTGGATTTTTAA
- a CDS encoding Crp/Fnr family transcriptional regulator, which yields MYKPLRLNIERKIALTDEEWTFIVEKTEFIKLKKNEFLQIQNSNSSYECFILKGAFKTYILNDNGNESVIFFSFENEWMCDLESFYHQKPTTYNIRAIEDSEILVISKANKTLLFEQVPKLIQFHIIMVEKANIAIQQRLLDVLNKNSKQRYLEFIERYPNKFKVINNKNLSSYLGVSHEFLSKIKRRV from the coding sequence ATGTACAAACCACTAAGATTAAATATTGAACGTAAAATAGCATTAACGGATGAAGAATGGACATTTATAGTTGAGAAGACTGAATTTATAAAACTCAAAAAAAACGAATTTTTACAGATTCAGAACTCGAATAGTTCCTATGAATGCTTTATTTTAAAAGGAGCTTTTAAAACCTATATTCTGAATGATAATGGGAATGAAAGTGTTATTTTTTTCTCTTTCGAAAACGAGTGGATGTGTGATCTTGAAAGTTTTTATCATCAAAAGCCAACAACCTACAACATCAGGGCAATAGAAGACAGTGAAATTTTGGTCATTAGCAAAGCCAATAAAACGCTCTTATTTGAGCAGGTTCCTAAACTGATTCAGTTTCACATTATAATGGTTGAAAAAGCCAATATCGCCATTCAGCAAAGACTTTTAGATGTTTTAAACAAAAATTCCAAACAACGCTATCTGGAATTTATAGAACGATACCCGAACAAATTTAAAGTGATAAACAATAAAAATTTATCATCCTATCTTGGTGTTTCCCATGAATTTTTGTCGAAGATTAAAAGAAGGGTGTAG
- a CDS encoding polysaccharide lyase family 1 protein translates to MKFKSTFSVFLLTLVFGFTACNTEEIASPQSSENAIIETTTTTASNLTARVGNCAQVPGWASQNGGTTGGGTAAETVVTTYAQLKSALENTAVKVVKVTGTITITTRLSFQDQTGKTIYGASGAKLVSTNQTKDGSGIINIKRCKNLIIRNLIFEGPGAYDTDGWDNAILDECTNVWVDHCEFRDGVDGNFDIKNKSDYISVTYSKFHYLKPPKAGGSGGSDDHRYSNLIGSSDGATADRGKLRITFARCWWAPGCKERMPRVRFGKVHLVNNFFNSTVSNKCVAAGFEADIRVETNVFEGVKTPIDLMTGYTAVTAVDNVFTNTSGNQAGSNTAFTPPYTIVKLDKTAVKADVSANAGPTLGGNICGSF, encoded by the coding sequence ATGAAATTCAAATCAACATTTTCAGTGTTTCTTTTAACACTGGTTTTCGGTTTTACAGCGTGTAATACTGAAGAAATTGCTTCTCCTCAAAGTAGTGAGAATGCTATTATTGAAACTACCACAACAACAGCAAGTAATTTAACTGCAAGAGTTGGAAACTGTGCACAGGTCCCGGGATGGGCTTCACAAAACGGAGGAACAACCGGTGGAGGAACTGCCGCAGAAACAGTTGTTACGACTTACGCACAGCTGAAATCGGCTCTTGAAAACACTGCTGTTAAAGTAGTAAAGGTTACTGGTACAATTACCATTACGACAAGACTGTCCTTTCAGGATCAAACCGGTAAAACCATTTATGGAGCAAGCGGTGCAAAATTGGTTTCGACGAATCAAACTAAAGATGGGTCCGGAATTATCAACATTAAAAGATGTAAGAATTTAATCATCAGAAACTTAATTTTTGAAGGGCCTGGCGCTTACGATACTGATGGCTGGGACAATGCTATTCTTGATGAGTGTACTAATGTATGGGTTGACCACTGCGAATTCAGAGATGGTGTTGATGGAAACTTTGACATCAAAAACAAATCGGATTATATTTCGGTTACTTATTCTAAATTCCATTATCTAAAACCACCAAAAGCTGGAGGTTCTGGAGGATCAGACGACCACAGATATTCGAACTTAATTGGTTCCAGCGATGGCGCAACTGCAGATCGTGGAAAATTGAGAATTACTTTTGCTCGTTGCTGGTGGGCTCCTGGCTGTAAAGAAAGAATGCCAAGAGTACGTTTTGGAAAAGTGCATTTAGTGAACAACTTTTTTAACAGTACGGTGAGTAATAAATGTGTTGCAGCAGGTTTTGAAGCTGATATTCGAGTAGAAACAAACGTTTTTGAAGGAGTAAAAACGCCTATCGATTTAATGACTGGTTATACAGCTGTTACTGCAGTTGACAACGTTTTTACTAATACCTCAGGAAACCAGGCAGGAAGCAATACTGCATTTACGCCTCCGTACACTATTGTGAAACTTGATAAAACTGCCGTTAAAGCTGATGTTTCTGCTAATGCAGGCCCAACTTTAGGCGGAAATATCTGTGGATCATTTTAA
- a CDS encoding DUF3037 domain-containing protein, whose protein sequence is MQDSHLYEYAVIRVVPRVEREEFLNIGIILFCKKAKFIKVLSHIDDDKVEALSNDFDIEQLHCNITALKKIAAGDKDGGPIGQMDIPERFRWLTAIRSSAIQTSRPHSGLCEDLEKTIQRLFEELVL, encoded by the coding sequence ATGCAAGATAGTCATTTATATGAGTATGCCGTAATTCGCGTGGTACCGAGAGTGGAGCGCGAAGAATTCCTAAACATCGGAATCATTTTGTTTTGCAAAAAAGCCAAATTTATAAAGGTATTGTCCCACATTGACGATGATAAAGTTGAAGCGCTGTCCAACGATTTTGATATCGAACAATTGCATTGCAACATAACAGCCCTTAAAAAAATCGCAGCCGGAGACAAAGACGGAGGCCCGATCGGACAAATGGATATTCCAGAGCGTTTTCGCTGGCTAACCGCAATCCGAAGCTCAGCAATTCAAACGTCAAGACCACATTCCGGACTATGTGAAGATTTGGAGAAAACGATTCAGCGTCTGTTTGAAGAGCTTGTACTGTAA
- a CDS encoding HipA family kinase: MKNNFDLRTVNVTRYITPLREGGSLPALAEADDDFKYVLKFKGAGHGVKALIAELVGGQIAKALKLQLPELVFANLDEAFGRSEGDEEIQDLLQGSQGLNLALHFLSGSITFDPVVTTVDDKLASQIVWLDAYITNVDRTFRNTNMLIWHKELWLIDHGACLYFHHSWNNWEQHSKSPFALIKDHVLLPQASLLKEVDAEFKALLTNEKLEEIVNTIPEEWLVWEDTDETPEALRNVYLQFLQTRLNNSEIFVNQAQNAR; encoded by the coding sequence ATGAAAAACAATTTCGATCTCAGAACGGTAAATGTCACTCGTTACATCACGCCTTTGCGCGAAGGCGGTTCTTTACCCGCTTTGGCAGAAGCCGATGACGATTTTAAATATGTCCTAAAATTCAAAGGAGCTGGTCACGGTGTAAAAGCTTTAATAGCCGAATTAGTTGGTGGACAAATTGCAAAAGCCTTAAAACTACAGCTTCCGGAACTGGTTTTCGCCAATCTTGACGAAGCTTTTGGAAGATCTGAAGGCGACGAAGAAATTCAGGATTTACTACAGGGAAGTCAGGGATTGAATTTAGCGCTTCATTTTTTGTCAGGCTCGATTACTTTTGATCCTGTTGTAACGACTGTTGATGATAAATTAGCATCTCAAATTGTTTGGCTCGACGCTTACATCACTAATGTAGACAGAACCTTTAGAAACACTAATATGTTGATTTGGCATAAAGAACTATGGCTGATCGACCACGGTGCCTGTTTGTATTTTCATCATTCCTGGAACAACTGGGAACAACATTCCAAAAGCCCGTTTGCATTGATAAAAGATCACGTTTTACTGCCTCAGGCTTCACTTTTAAAAGAAGTCGATGCCGAATTCAAAGCGCTTTTAACCAACGAAAAATTAGAAGAAATTGTCAATACAATTCCTGAAGAATGGCTGGTTTGGGAAGATACCGATGAAACGCCAGAAGCTTTGCGAAATGTATACTTACAGTTTTTGCAAACCCGATTAAATAATTCCGAAATCTTTGTAAATCAAGCCCAAAATGCAAGATAG
- a CDS encoding NAD(P)H-hydrate dehydratase translates to MKTPFLITKEEILKCYKPVNPHTHKGLQGHAVIIAGSYGKIGAAVLASKSCLKSGCGLVTTFTPKCGYQILQISIPEVMVVTDENSNFITNIRLPLIPQAIGMGPGIGQELATQKALFEFLRSNKTPLVLDADALNILAENQSWLELVPENTILTPHPKELERLIGKWNSEAEKFQKTTAFSERYKVIIVMKGAPTCIINKQEIYENTTGNAALATAGSGDTLTGIITSFLAQGYEPKHAAKLGVFLHGLTADIALPQTGYQSFIASDIIENLGKAFLELEKKV, encoded by the coding sequence ATGAAAACTCCGTTTTTAATCACAAAAGAAGAAATTCTAAAATGCTATAAACCTGTAAATCCTCATACACACAAAGGACTTCAAGGACACGCCGTGATTATTGCCGGAAGTTACGGCAAAATTGGAGCAGCTGTTTTAGCATCAAAATCCTGTCTAAAATCAGGCTGCGGACTCGTAACGACTTTCACACCAAAATGTGGTTACCAAATTCTACAAATTTCCATTCCTGAAGTTATGGTTGTCACCGATGAAAATTCGAATTTCATAACCAATATACGTCTTCCCTTAATTCCACAAGCAATCGGAATGGGTCCGGGAATAGGGCAGGAGCTGGCAACTCAAAAAGCATTATTTGAATTTTTAAGAAGCAATAAAACACCTTTAGTTCTCGATGCTGATGCTCTGAATATTTTAGCAGAAAATCAATCATGGCTCGAATTAGTTCCGGAAAACACAATCCTGACACCTCATCCAAAAGAATTAGAACGCCTAATTGGCAAATGGAATTCAGAAGCCGAGAAATTTCAAAAAACAACCGCCTTTTCAGAAAGATACAAAGTAATTATCGTGATGAAAGGTGCGCCAACATGCATCATCAACAAACAGGAAATCTACGAAAACACAACCGGAAACGCCGCCCTGGCAACCGCAGGAAGCGGAGACACCTTAACCGGAATCATAACAAGTTTTCTGGCACAAGGCTATGAACCCAAACATGCTGCAAAACTTGGCGTCTTTCTTCATGGTTTAACTGCTGATATTGCTTTACCACAAACAGGATATCAATCTTTTATTGCTTCAGATATTATTGAAAATCTGGGAAAAGCTTTTTTGGAATTGGAAAAAAAAGTTTAA
- the gcvT gene encoding glycine cleavage system aminomethyltransferase GcvT: MKNTALTHIHESLGAKMLPFAGYNMPITYEGINAEHETVRNSVGVFDVSHMGEFLLTGPNALALIQKVTSNDASTLTIGRAQYSCLPNNDGGIVDDLIVYKMKEEQYLLVVNASNIEKDWNWISSHNDLGVEMKNLSDDYSLLAIQGPKAVEAMQSLSSIDLSAIAYYHFEVADFAGIEHVIISATGYTGSGGFEIYCKNSEVEQIWNKVFEAGAAFGIKPIGLAARDTLRLEMGFCLYGNDINDTTSPLEAGLGWITKFNKDFTNSESLKKQKEEGVTKKLVAFEMQERAVPRHDYEIVDASGAVIGVVTSGTMSPSMNKGIGLGYVTVSNSAVDSAIFIRIRKNDVPAKVVKLPFYKK; the protein is encoded by the coding sequence ATGAAAAATACTGCGCTTACGCACATACATGAGAGTTTGGGAGCGAAAATGCTGCCTTTTGCCGGTTATAATATGCCTATTACTTATGAAGGTATAAATGCTGAACACGAAACAGTTCGTAACAGTGTGGGCGTTTTTGACGTTTCGCATATGGGAGAATTTTTACTGACAGGACCAAATGCTTTGGCTTTGATTCAGAAAGTGACTTCGAATGATGCTTCGACTTTAACCATTGGAAGAGCGCAATATTCTTGCCTGCCAAACAATGATGGCGGAATCGTTGATGATTTGATTGTGTATAAAATGAAGGAAGAGCAGTATTTGCTTGTTGTAAATGCTTCGAATATTGAAAAAGACTGGAACTGGATTTCCTCTCACAATGATTTGGGTGTTGAAATGAAAAACCTTTCTGATGATTATTCTTTATTGGCAATTCAGGGACCCAAAGCGGTTGAAGCAATGCAATCTTTATCTTCGATAGATTTATCAGCAATTGCTTATTATCATTTTGAAGTAGCTGATTTTGCAGGAATTGAACATGTAATCATTTCAGCTACAGGATATACTGGATCAGGAGGATTTGAAATATATTGTAAAAACAGTGAAGTTGAGCAAATTTGGAACAAAGTTTTTGAAGCTGGTGCAGCTTTCGGAATTAAGCCAATTGGACTTGCAGCTCGTGATACTTTACGTTTAGAAATGGGATTCTGTTTGTACGGAAATGATATTAACGATACCACTTCTCCGCTTGAAGCTGGTTTAGGATGGATTACAAAATTCAACAAAGATTTCACGAATTCTGAAAGTTTGAAAAAACAAAAAGAAGAAGGTGTTACTAAAAAATTAGTTGCTTTTGAAATGCAGGAACGCGCTGTGCCAAGACATGACTACGAAATTGTTGATGCTTCTGGTGCTGTAATTGGTGTTGTAACTTCCGGAACCATGTCTCCTTCTATGAATAAAGGTATTGGTTTAGGATATGTTACCGTAAGCAATAGTGCTGTTGACAGTGCTATTTTTATCAGAATCAGAAAAAATGATGTTCCTGCGAAAGTGGTAAAATTGCCTTTTTACAAGAAATAG